A single window of Caldimicrobium thiodismutans DNA harbors:
- the rpsF gene encoding 30S ribosomal protein S6 translates to MFEIPKAERFRKWETLFIIHPDRVDEKDSLLEKFRQIVQGKSGEVLKLEEWGLRKLAYPIAKKRKGYYVLAEFSGKADLPQELENFFRIDERVIRFIIVKLEERFKPEIQN, encoded by the coding sequence ATGTTTGAGATTCCAAAGGCTGAGCGTTTTCGTAAGTGGGAAACCCTTTTTATCATTCATCCTGATCGGGTGGATGAAAAGGATTCCCTTCTGGAAAAGTTTAGACAAATTGTTCAAGGAAAATCTGGAGAGGTGCTTAAACTTGAGGAATGGGGTCTGAGAAAACTTGCTTATCCCATTGCTAAGAAGAGAAAAGGTTATTATGTGCTTGCAGAATTTTCAGGTAAGGCGGACCTTCCTCAAGAGCTTGAAAATTTCTTTCGCATTGATGAACGGGTTATCCGTTTTATTATCGTTAAATTAGAAGAAAGGTTTAAACCTGAGATCCAGAACTAA
- the rpsR gene encoding 30S ribosomal protein S18 translates to MDNNVTVKKRFFPRKKVCRFCADPSLVIDYKNPDLLKNFINEKGMIFHRRQTGNCAFHQRELTTAIKRARVMALLPFVVDVEIE, encoded by the coding sequence ATGGATAATAATGTGACTGTTAAAAAGAGATTTTTTCCCAGAAAAAAGGTTTGTAGATTCTGTGCAGATCCAAGCCTTGTTATTGATTATAAAAATCCGGATCTTCTTAAAAACTTTATTAATGAAAAGGGTATGATTTTTCATCGCAGACAAACAGGCAACTGCGCCTTTCATCAAAGGGAATTAACTACTGCTATAAAAAGGGCAAGAGTAATGGCTCTTCTTCCCTTTGTGGTTGATGTTGAGATTGAATAG
- the rplI gene encoding 50S ribosomal protein L9 — MEVVLRRDIPKLGKAGDVVKVKDGFARNYLIPKGLAILANQKTIQALERERKVILAKAEKEKKKALGLAEKLQGQSLTLYRKVVEEGRLYGSVSAVDIAKALLEQGLEIDKKQVLLEEPLKTVGSFEVMIKVSPEISVPIRVEIIEEK; from the coding sequence ATGGAAGTTGTCTTAAGAAGAGATATCCCTAAGCTTGGGAAAGCCGGAGATGTGGTTAAAGTTAAGGATGGTTTTGCCAGAAACTATCTTATCCCCAAGGGGCTTGCTATTTTGGCAAATCAAAAGACAATCCAGGCCCTGGAAAGGGAAAGAAAGGTTATCTTAGCCAAGGCGGAAAAGGAAAAGAAAAAAGCCCTTGGTTTGGCTGAAAAACTGCAAGGACAAAGTTTAACTCTTTATAGAAAAGTGGTTGAAGAAGGGAGACTTTATGGTTCAGTGAGTGCTGTAGATATTGCTAAGGCTCTCCTTGAACAGGGTCTTGAAATTGACAAAAAACAAGTCCTTCTTGAGGAACCTCTGAAAACAGTGGGATCCTTTGAAGTGATGATTAAAGTCTCGCCTGAGATTTCAGTTCCTATTCGTGTTGAAATAATAGAAGAAAAGTAA
- the dnaB gene encoding replicative DNA helicase has protein sequence MKDPLQTLPSEFLPPQDLQAEKFCLASILIDPGSVIKVLDLLKPEDFYSTPNRLIYQAFLNLFERDEPIDLVTTYNELERMGELDRTGGAVYLSELAGLLPTSAHLVHYAKIVKEKSILREIIRICQDLIYRCYYSMEDSQELLSQAEKALFDLSYHGKKETFAPVKEVIKDTIKHLEMLYQKGDLITGIPTGFYELDRLTAGLQRGDLIILAARPGMGKTALALDVVRNACKQSKLGAAIFSLEMSKEQLVSRMLCAEGKVSFQKFRTGTLEAQDWQKIIYGASVLSELPIYIDDTSGINILEVKAKARKVMKEIPLGLVVVDYLQLMRSIERKERREQEISEISAGLKALAKELNIPVLALSQLNRKVEERPDKRPQLSDLRESGALEQDADVILFIYRDEVYNKESPEKGIAEIIIGKQRNGPAGVTVKLAYLSQFTSFANLEKT, from the coding sequence TTGAAAGATCCTCTTCAGACCCTGCCTTCTGAATTTTTACCCCCTCAAGATCTCCAGGCAGAGAAATTTTGCTTAGCAAGTATCCTCATTGACCCAGGTTCAGTTATAAAAGTTCTTGATCTTCTAAAGCCTGAAGATTTTTATTCAACTCCCAATCGCCTGATTTATCAAGCCTTTCTTAATCTTTTTGAGAGGGATGAGCCCATTGATCTTGTAACCACTTATAATGAACTTGAGCGCATGGGAGAGCTGGATAGGACTGGTGGAGCAGTATATTTGTCTGAACTTGCTGGGCTTCTTCCTACCTCAGCCCATCTTGTTCACTATGCCAAGATTGTTAAAGAAAAGAGTATCTTAAGAGAAATTATTCGCATATGTCAAGATCTTATCTATCGTTGTTATTATTCTATGGAAGACTCTCAGGAATTATTGAGTCAGGCTGAAAAAGCCCTTTTTGACCTGAGTTACCACGGAAAAAAAGAGACCTTTGCTCCTGTAAAAGAGGTTATTAAGGATACAATAAAGCATCTTGAGATGCTTTATCAAAAGGGGGACCTCATTACAGGAATCCCTACAGGTTTTTACGAGCTGGATAGACTCACAGCAGGACTTCAGAGAGGAGACCTTATAATACTTGCTGCCCGTCCAGGTATGGGAAAAACTGCCTTAGCCCTGGATGTAGTCAGAAATGCCTGTAAACAAAGCAAACTGGGGGCTGCTATTTTTTCCTTAGAGATGAGTAAGGAACAGCTTGTCTCCCGTATGTTATGTGCAGAAGGAAAGGTAAGCTTTCAGAAATTCAGGACAGGAACTCTGGAAGCTCAAGATTGGCAGAAAATTATCTATGGGGCAAGTGTGCTAAGTGAGCTTCCTATTTATATTGATGATACTTCAGGTATAAATATACTTGAGGTAAAGGCCAAGGCAAGAAAGGTGATGAAAGAGATCCCTCTTGGATTGGTTGTGGTTGACTATCTACAGCTTATGCGAAGTATTGAGAGAAAAGAGAGAAGAGAACAAGAGATTTCAGAGATCTCAGCAGGCCTTAAGGCCCTGGCTAAGGAGCTCAATATTCCAGTGCTTGCTCTTTCTCAGTTAAACCGAAAGGTTGAAGAACGCCCTGACAAAAGGCCCCAACTCTCAGACCTTAGAGAATCAGGAGCCCTGGAACAAGACGCAGATGTTATCCTTTTCATTTATCGTGATGAAGTCTATAACAAAGAGAGCCCTGAAAAGGGAATAGCTGAGATTATCATAGGAAAGCAGAGAAATGGCCCTGCAGGAGTTACTGTAAAGCTTGCCTATCTTTCTCAATTTACATCCTTTGCTAATTTAGAAAAAACATAA
- a CDS encoding DUF3334 family protein, with protein MAERKKSTLNELSEILADTIKEVLSANTATTIKVAPTLQKINSVALRPDLCAFLEFNGDYNGLLCMNFSKEAAFELYQRAMQFLGLPEEEISPNPLSEEVINFIGEMVNQIIGNFRKKIEQKYGLTAKNNQPMAISISHTIMMYIETSLNNSQARKISLRTESGHSFYAELSLEQTEFIPLKGLEGEDDASVEELLKEFF; from the coding sequence ATGGCTGAAAGAAAGAAAAGCACCCTCAATGAGCTTTCCGAGATTTTAGCTGATACTATTAAAGAAGTTCTCTCTGCCAATACAGCAACCACTATCAAAGTAGCCCCAACCTTACAGAAGATAAACTCTGTAGCCTTAAGACCCGATTTATGTGCCTTTCTTGAATTCAACGGGGATTATAATGGTCTTCTCTGTATGAACTTTTCCAAAGAGGCTGCCTTTGAGCTTTACCAGAGGGCTATGCAATTTTTGGGGTTACCTGAGGAAGAAATCTCCCCAAATCCCCTCTCAGAGGAAGTTATAAACTTTATTGGTGAAATGGTTAATCAAATCATCGGTAATTTTCGCAAAAAGATAGAGCAAAAATATGGACTTACTGCTAAAAACAATCAGCCTATGGCTATCTCCATTTCCCATACTATCATGATGTATATTGAAACTTCTCTGAACAACTCTCAGGCAAGAAAAATTAGCCTTCGCACCGAATCTGGGCATTCCTTTTATGCAGAGCTTTCCTTAGAACAAACGGAATTTATCCCTCTTAAAGGCTTGGAAGGGGAGGATGATGCCTCTGTTGAAGAATTACTTAAAGAGTTTTTTTAA
- a CDS encoding universal stress protein, which yields MGIYKKILVAIDLSEESWHTLSEAVKIIRNKDTWAVITTVAPQYTGDLGLVLGDFQKTMFKPYEDLISRAKNYLAEERILAKFVLEEGEPFERIVDLAYAENCDLIVMGKTGSGMQRLLLGSTAARVIGYSPVDVLIVPFKSRVAWNKILVPLDLSSFSEKAYNKALKLAKDYQSELFLFSVIDLPVEALAESPQLYERIGEKVGKVLKEYAEKAMEEGVKTQVDITEGDPVEKILSFAEEKGISLLVMGSYGKTGLKRLLMGSVTEKVISLGDRPVLVVKN from the coding sequence ATGGGGATTTATAAAAAAATACTTGTGGCAATCGATCTTTCTGAGGAGTCTTGGCATACCTTAAGTGAGGCTGTGAAGATCATTAGAAATAAAGATACCTGGGCAGTGATTACAACCGTTGCCCCTCAATATACTGGCGACCTTGGGCTTGTCTTGGGAGACTTTCAGAAAACTATGTTTAAACCCTATGAAGACCTAATAAGCAGGGCCAAAAATTATCTTGCCGAAGAGAGAATCCTTGCTAAATTTGTTCTTGAAGAGGGAGAGCCCTTTGAGAGGATTGTGGATCTTGCCTATGCTGAGAACTGCGATCTCATTGTAATGGGAAAAACAGGAAGTGGTATGCAAAGGCTTCTCCTTGGAAGCACAGCAGCCAGGGTGATAGGATATAGTCCGGTAGATGTGCTGATTGTGCCCTTTAAAAGCCGGGTTGCCTGGAATAAAATCCTTGTTCCTCTGGATTTGTCCAGTTTTTCTGAAAAGGCCTATAATAAAGCCCTGAAATTAGCTAAGGATTATCAAAGTGAGCTTTTCCTTTTTTCTGTGATTGATCTTCCTGTAGAGGCCTTAGCTGAATCGCCACAGCTTTATGAAAGGATAGGTGAAAAAGTCGGGAAAGTCCTGAAAGAATATGCTGAGAAAGCCATGGAGGAAGGTGTAAAAACCCAAGTTGATATCACTGAAGGCGATCCAGTTGAAAAGATCCTTTCTTTTGCAGAAGAAAAGGGAATAAGTCTTCTGGTTATGGGTTCTTATGGAAAAACCGGGCTTAAAAGACTCCTTATGGGAAGTGTAACAGAAAAGGTAATCTCCCTTGGAGATAGACCTGTTCTTGTGGTAAAGAATTAA
- a CDS encoding sulfite exporter TauE/SafE family protein has product MQEVVQQAVQMIDLQLWHIIYLVFVGFVGGLVSGFIGSGGAFVLTPSMMSMGVPGIVAVASNMCHKFPKALVGAIKRAKFGHVDVKLGIVMGASAEAGVLFGAHVQEYIKRTLGDAGSSLYVSVAFIIVLSTVGLYVLKDAFKSMALEKQGQGSVAEEEKPTRIAQFLYKLNIPGTMLYFKSINQRISFLFTIPLGFATGFLAATIAVGGFIGVPSMMYILGVPSLLASGTELVIAFVMGAIGSFKYAWSGFVDIRLAMLILLGSLFGVQLGAIGTTYVKGYMIKFVMGTIMLIILLSRSLMLPVYLSKLGWIAPLDASIVSLLKSASFVVNAIALLVAAFIIFKSLIKGIYEEKRLRVLETSASSIKTK; this is encoded by the coding sequence ATGCAGGAGGTAGTTCAGCAGGCAGTTCAGATGATTGATTTACAGCTCTGGCATATCATTTACCTGGTTTTTGTTGGATTTGTAGGGGGATTAGTGAGTGGTTTTATTGGGTCAGGTGGAGCCTTTGTGTTGACTCCATCTATGATGAGTATGGGAGTTCCTGGAATTGTGGCTGTAGCCTCAAATATGTGTCACAAATTTCCCAAGGCCTTAGTGGGAGCTATAAAGAGGGCTAAATTTGGGCATGTGGATGTGAAGCTTGGAATCGTTATGGGAGCTTCTGCTGAAGCTGGAGTTCTTTTTGGGGCCCATGTTCAGGAATATATAAAGAGGACCCTGGGAGATGCAGGTTCAAGCCTCTATGTAAGTGTTGCCTTTATTATTGTGCTTTCAACAGTCGGTCTCTATGTGCTTAAAGATGCCTTTAAGTCTATGGCCCTTGAAAAGCAAGGGCAAGGTTCGGTTGCCGAAGAAGAAAAACCAACCCGTATTGCTCAGTTCCTCTATAAATTAAACATTCCAGGTACCATGCTTTATTTTAAAAGCATTAACCAAAGAATATCTTTTCTTTTTACCATACCCCTTGGATTTGCTACAGGATTTCTTGCTGCAACCATTGCAGTGGGTGGATTTATAGGTGTCCCATCTATGATGTATATCCTTGGTGTTCCAAGTTTGCTTGCCTCGGGAACAGAGCTTGTTATTGCCTTTGTTATGGGAGCAATAGGTAGTTTTAAATATGCCTGGAGCGGATTTGTGGATATAAGACTTGCTATGTTAATACTTCTTGGTTCTCTCTTTGGGGTTCAGCTTGGGGCAATTGGAACAACCTATGTAAAAGGTTATATGATTAAATTTGTGATGGGAACTATTATGCTTATTATTCTTTTGAGCAGATCTCTTATGCTTCCTGTTTATTTGAGTAAACTTGGCTGGATTGCCCCTCTGGATGCCTCTATTGTCAGCTTGTTGAAGAGTGCAAGCTTTGTGGTAAATGCAATAGCTCTTCTTGTGGCAGCCTTTATTATCTTTAAAAGCCTCATCAAAGGGATCTATGAAGAAAAACGCTTAAGGGTTCTTGAAACCTCTGCATCTTCTATTAAAACAAAGTAA
- a CDS encoding sensor histidine kinase, with the protein MGLLIYVSYETFSSANFILTRSEKISEFVENVLEMRRYEKNFFLYHHSEDLRSIESYLLKAKNIFTSCYPCFQSLTGSYNYKEVNQALEDYGALLKNITEKGISKIYFEELREKGRYLTGYAEWMNKLKEKQIKESLNELKNWIFFTLGIFLVLIFLYGLYLYHSLRRPIQKLENYIFQISQGKFCAVPPDFEDREMILLVEAINKMLAEIDKRTEYLIQTERLATFGTLLFSLAHELNNPLNNIYTSCQILKEEIEEDNTEFKKNLLLEMEKEIERTQNIIRSILDYSKPSSKEEIRLKSLLEETLYLLKGKLPRNVEIIFEIPEDFTIVTDPQQMKQVFINLFKNAFDAIGDREGKIQIRGEKSSNYAILYFSDTGPGIPAKVLPHIFDPFFTTKEGKRGYGLGLFIVYNLIQNHGGSIEVESEVGKGTTFIIKIPEKEEEKKKYDGK; encoded by the coding sequence ATGGGGCTTTTGATTTATGTAAGCTATGAAACATTTAGTTCGGCCAATTTCATACTTACAAGGAGTGAAAAAATTTCAGAATTCGTTGAAAATGTGCTTGAAATGAGAAGATATGAAAAAAACTTTTTTCTTTATCATCACAGTGAGGACTTAAGATCTATAGAAAGCTATCTTTTGAAAGCCAAAAACATTTTTACTTCCTGTTATCCTTGCTTTCAATCCCTTACAGGTTCTTATAATTATAAAGAGGTTAATCAGGCCTTAGAAGACTATGGAGCCCTCTTAAAAAATATTACAGAAAAGGGGATTTCCAAAATATATTTTGAAGAACTCAGAGAAAAGGGAAGATACTTAACTGGATATGCGGAATGGATGAATAAGTTAAAGGAGAAACAGATCAAAGAAAGCTTAAATGAACTTAAAAACTGGATATTTTTTACCTTGGGAATTTTTTTGGTTTTAATTTTTCTCTATGGATTGTATTTATATCATAGTCTTCGCAGACCTATCCAAAAACTGGAAAATTATATCTTTCAGATAAGTCAAGGAAAGTTCTGTGCAGTTCCACCGGATTTTGAAGATCGTGAAATGATCTTACTGGTTGAGGCTATTAACAAGATGCTTGCTGAAATTGATAAAAGAACAGAATACCTAATTCAAACGGAAAGACTGGCTACTTTTGGAACCCTTCTTTTTAGTTTAGCCCATGAGTTAAATAATCCTCTGAATAATATTTACACAAGCTGTCAAATTTTGAAAGAAGAGATTGAAGAGGATAACACCGAATTTAAAAAGAATCTCCTCCTGGAGATGGAAAAAGAGATTGAAAGAACTCAAAACATTATACGAAGCATTCTTGATTATTCTAAACCAAGTTCTAAAGAAGAAATTAGATTAAAAAGCCTTCTTGAGGAAACTCTATATTTATTAAAGGGGAAATTACCAAGAAATGTGGAAATTATTTTTGAGATTCCTGAAGATTTCACTATTGTTACCGATCCTCAACAAATGAAGCAGGTCTTTATAAATCTCTTTAAAAATGCCTTTGATGCAATTGGAGATAGGGAAGGTAAAATTCAAATCCGAGGAGAAAAAAGCTCAAACTATGCTATCCTTTATTTTTCTGATACAGGGCCAGGTATTCCAGCCAAAGTTTTACCTCATATCTTTGATCCCTTCTTTACAACTAAGGAAGGAAAAAGAGGTTATGGGCTTGGACTCTTTATTGTTTATAATCTTATTCAAAACCACGGAGGATCAATTGAGGTAGAAAGCGAGGTAGGAAAGGGAACTACATTTATCATAAAAATTCCTGAAAAAGAGGAGGAAAAAAAGAAATATGACGGAAAATAA
- a CDS encoding sigma-54-dependent transcriptional regulator, whose product MTENKGKILVVDDERLTLKNLSYILTKEGYEVVTADSGSSALHRLQKEEFDLVITDLKMEKVSGLDILEKCKEWWPETEVIMITAYATVDSAISAMKKGAYHYITKPFKLDELRKVVKEALEKVNLKRENSRLKEELERLRANQVEFITKNPEMRRILETAEKIAPTDCSVLITGETGTGKELLARYIHAHSLRKDKTFLAVNCGAFTEELLANELFGHEKGAYTGAVNTKKGLLEIASGGTLFLDEITEMSPTMQVKLLRVLQEKEFLRIGGTDPIKIDVRFIAATNRDLKKEIEAGRFREDLYFRLNVVSFRLPPLAERKEDIPLLSYFFLKKYAKEMHKEVKEIEESAMEILMDYDFPGNVRELENIIARAVALTGSDKISESHLPEDLRKLKIFTYRKKEKTLPSLEEQEKEYIKLVLKETGWNKTLTAQILGIDRATLWRKLKKYELDEEGSL is encoded by the coding sequence ATGACGGAAAATAAGGGTAAAATCCTTGTAGTAGATGATGAAAGGCTTACCCTTAAAAACTTAAGTTATATCCTTACAAAGGAGGGATATGAGGTTGTAACTGCAGATTCAGGTTCTTCTGCTTTGCATAGACTTCAAAAAGAGGAGTTTGATTTAGTTATTACTGATCTCAAAATGGAAAAAGTCAGTGGTCTTGATATTCTTGAAAAGTGTAAAGAGTGGTGGCCTGAAACCGAGGTTATTATGATTACTGCTTATGCCACAGTTGATTCAGCTATATCTGCTATGAAAAAGGGAGCCTATCATTACATTACCAAACCCTTTAAACTTGATGAGCTAAGAAAGGTAGTCAAAGAGGCCCTGGAAAAGGTAAATTTAAAAAGGGAAAACTCAAGATTAAAGGAAGAGCTTGAACGCCTTAGGGCAAATCAAGTGGAGTTTATCACAAAAAATCCTGAAATGAGGCGAATTCTTGAAACCGCTGAAAAGATTGCCCCAACAGATTGTTCCGTTTTAATTACCGGAGAAACTGGAACAGGAAAGGAGCTTCTTGCTCGTTATATTCATGCTCATAGTTTAAGAAAAGATAAAACCTTTTTAGCAGTAAATTGTGGTGCCTTTACCGAGGAACTTCTGGCTAATGAACTCTTCGGACACGAAAAAGGCGCCTATACCGGGGCTGTAAATACCAAAAAAGGGCTTTTAGAGATAGCAAGTGGGGGCACTCTTTTTTTAGATGAAATAACAGAGATGAGCCCAACCATGCAGGTTAAACTTTTGAGGGTTTTACAAGAAAAGGAGTTTTTAAGAATTGGTGGGACAGATCCTATCAAAATTGATGTGCGGTTTATTGCTGCAACCAACCGGGATCTCAAAAAGGAAATTGAAGCCGGGCGCTTTAGGGAAGATTTATACTTCCGGTTAAATGTAGTTTCTTTTAGGCTCCCTCCCTTAGCAGAAAGAAAGGAAGACATCCCCCTTTTAAGCTACTTTTTCTTGAAAAAATATGCAAAAGAGATGCATAAAGAGGTAAAAGAGATCGAGGAGTCTGCCATGGAAATTCTTATGGATTACGACTTCCCTGGAAATGTGAGGGAACTTGAAAATATCATTGCCCGAGCAGTTGCTCTTACTGGTTCAGATAAAATCTCGGAATCCCACCTACCTGAGGATCTAAGAAAATTAAAGATTTTTACTTATAGAAAAAAAGAGAAAACCCTTCCTTCCCTTGAAGAACAAGAGAAAGAGTATATAAAGCTTGTTCTTAAGGAAACCGGGTGGAATAAAACCTTAACTGCCCAAATTCTGGGCATAGATAGAGCAACCCTCTGGAGAAAACTTAAAAAATATGAACTTGACGAAGAGGGCTCTCTTTAA
- a CDS encoding universal stress protein, with product MLYKKIMACLDGSEESFNAYRNAIRIAKELSAELLAINVVPLKTEISSALSLFLGMKDIFIKGGEKILKEAEEIAGEENFKVKLILDEGEPFQRIVDTALAEEVDLLVMGKTGKTGLAKGILGSTAMRTIGASPVDVLIIPKEKTLQFKKLLVPTDGSSYAEKATLRALEIAKTFKSEVFLLSVVEIPFELYEAPGEIAKLTETLKTSADELIRREKIKFKSEGLSVQGLIMEGVPEERILETASKEDIDLIIMGSHGKTGLKRLLMGSVTEMVINTGDKPVLVVKS from the coding sequence ATGCTTTACAAAAAGATTATGGCCTGTTTAGATGGGTCAGAGGAATCTTTTAATGCCTATCGAAATGCCATAAGAATAGCTAAAGAGCTTAGTGCAGAACTTTTGGCTATAAATGTAGTCCCCCTTAAAACTGAAATCAGTAGCGCTCTTTCCCTTTTTCTGGGAATGAAAGATATTTTTATTAAAGGTGGGGAGAAGATTTTAAAAGAAGCAGAGGAGATAGCCGGGGAAGAAAATTTTAAAGTTAAACTAATTCTTGATGAAGGGGAACCCTTTCAGAGAATTGTTGATACTGCCTTAGCAGAAGAGGTTGATCTTTTGGTTATGGGAAAAACAGGGAAAACCGGCCTTGCTAAGGGGATATTAGGAAGCACAGCTATGAGGACCATTGGTGCAAGTCCAGTTGATGTTCTTATCATTCCTAAAGAAAAGACCCTTCAATTTAAAAAACTCCTTGTGCCAACCGATGGTTCAAGTTATGCAGAAAAAGCTACTCTTAGGGCCCTTGAGATAGCTAAGACCTTTAAAAGCGAAGTCTTTTTACTTTCTGTAGTTGAGATCCCCTTTGAACTCTATGAGGCTCCCGGTGAAATAGCTAAACTTACTGAGACCTTAAAGACCTCTGCTGATGAGCTCATAAGGAGGGAAAAAATTAAATTTAAATCAGAGGGTCTTTCAGTTCAGGGATTAATTATGGAAGGGGTTCCTGAAGAGAGAATTCTTGAAACTGCAAGTAAAGAGGACATAGATCTTATTATAATGGGATCCCATGGTAAAACAGGTTTAAAAAGGCTACTTATGGGAAGTGTTACGGAAATGGTAATAAATACCGGGGATAAACCTGTTCTTGTTGTAAAGAGTTAA
- a CDS encoding EAL domain-containing protein, whose amino-acid sequence MLQTEKNTYQNISLISLHSELTVHYQPIFSAENGQIFGYEALTRPAMNHAEHSDSFSSIVSGMPLLDKSEIAKLLELVKTSMNGNIKNFFIKAKEKGLIFILDMICRENAIREASRQNLDAFLFINICPESLFHPKHEVGITDRLAEEYGFPKEKIVLEITEETAIENYDLLIESISYYKKRGYKIAIDDFGAGYGGPKLFSLLRPDFVKLDSYFIHSVKKDCITKAFIEFTVKTCHSLDIKVIAEGIETYEQLLEMKKMEIDLLQGYYLGRPDPKIKKLKH is encoded by the coding sequence ATGCTTCAAACAGAAAAGAACACCTATCAAAATATATCATTAATCTCATTGCATTCTGAACTTACGGTTCATTATCAGCCCATCTTTTCTGCAGAAAACGGACAAATTTTTGGATATGAAGCATTAACAAGACCTGCCATGAATCACGCCGAGCATTCTGATAGTTTTTCTTCTATAGTTTCCGGTATGCCTCTATTAGACAAATCTGAAATCGCTAAGTTGCTTGAACTGGTGAAGACATCTATGAATGGAAACATAAAAAATTTCTTTATCAAGGCAAAGGAAAAGGGATTAATTTTTATACTTGATATGATATGCAGAGAAAATGCCATCAGAGAAGCCTCAAGACAAAATCTTGATGCTTTCCTTTTTATTAATATCTGTCCTGAGAGTCTCTTTCATCCCAAACACGAAGTTGGAATCACTGATAGACTTGCTGAAGAATATGGTTTCCCTAAGGAAAAAATAGTTCTTGAAATAACTGAAGAGACTGCCATAGAGAATTATGATTTACTAATTGAAAGCATTTCTTATTATAAAAAAAGAGGCTATAAAATAGCTATAGATGATTTTGGAGCAGGATATGGAGGCCCTAAACTTTTTAGTCTGCTTAGGCCAGATTTTGTTAAACTTGATAGTTATTTCATTCATAGTGTAAAGAAAGATTGTATTACGAAAGCATTCATTGAATTTACAGTTAAAACCTGTCATAGCTTAGATATAAAAGTTATTGCAGAGGGAATTGAAACATATGAACAGTTACTTGAAATGAAAAAAATGGAGATAGATCTCCTTCAAGGATATTATCTTGGAAGACCAGATCCCAAAATAAAAAAACTTAAGCATTAA
- a CDS encoding diguanylate cyclase domain-containing protein, translated as MSNCEVKPINFELEPSILDHSIGTIAIKIEPMYKNTKILDAFLRFMNDERLGLIPVIEENDVVIGQIQRNRFLENVVLGKFGYGIHLNSKKCLCEVMEIPSFVIDYNISLEEASLMIQKRNIMHLYDDLIVTENNKYYGIVPIHVLLEVVAKRSIILAKESNPLTGLPGNWAIQREVERRIRLKIPFDVCYIDINHFKPYNDYYGFEKGDTVIFSLGNILLDLSKNNNEIFVGHIGGDDFIIICPPEISESLCASIIKSFEELLPVFHGEDFIKGYYISKNRKGEQEIFSLLSLTCAIVSNKTGKISSFAHLASIASEVKSEAKKLARINKTSVIFKDRRTY; from the coding sequence ATGTCAAACTGTGAAGTGAAACCAATTAACTTTGAATTAGAACCATCAATTTTAGATCATTCAATAGGAACCATTGCAATTAAAATTGAACCAATGTATAAAAACACTAAAATATTAGATGCTTTCTTACGATTTATGAATGATGAAAGATTAGGTTTAATCCCTGTGATAGAGGAAAACGATGTAGTAATAGGACAGATTCAAAGAAATAGATTCTTAGAAAATGTAGTGCTTGGAAAATTTGGCTATGGAATTCACCTAAATTCAAAAAAATGTCTTTGTGAAGTTATGGAAATACCTTCTTTTGTTATTGACTATAATATCTCTCTTGAAGAAGCTTCTTTAATGATTCAAAAAAGAAATATTATGCATCTTTATGATGATCTAATTGTAACTGAAAATAATAAGTATTATGGAATAGTTCCAATCCATGTTCTCCTTGAAGTTGTGGCTAAGCGATCTATTATATTAGCAAAGGAATCAAATCCACTTACAGGGCTTCCTGGAAACTGGGCAATTCAAAGAGAAGTAGAAAGAAGAATCAGACTTAAAATTCCCTTTGATGTATGCTATATAGATATTAATCATTTTAAACCGTATAATGATTATTATGGATTTGAAAAAGGAGACACTGTTATTTTTAGTCTTGGAAATATTCTTTTAGATCTTTCAAAAAACAATAATGAAATTTTTGTAGGACATATCGGAGGAGATGATTTCATTATTATATGCCCTCCTGAAATTTCTGAATCTCTATGTGCATCTATAATAAAGTCCTTTGAAGAACTATTACCAGTTTTTCACGGGGAAGATTTCATAAAAGGATATTATATCTCTAAAAATAGAAAAGGTGAACAGGAAATATTCAGTCTTCTTTCTCTTACTTGTGCAATAGTTAGTAATAAAACAGGAAAAATAAGTTCCTTTGCCCATCTTGCTTCAATTGCTTCTGAAGTCAAATCAGAGGCTAAGAAATTGGCAAGAATAAATAAAACTTCTGTTATATTTAAGGATAGAAGAACTTACTAA